The genomic stretch GCGGATTTCCGCAATTACATTGCCGACTTCATTGCGGCGCGCTTCCGCCGCTTCCGCTTCAAGGCGCGCAATCTGCGCCTTCAGATCTGCGTATTGTGACATTTGGGCTCCCCTCTTTTTCTAAAAGTGGTTAGCACGGAGATTAGCCGCTGCCAGCGAAATTCGCAATGGCGGGTAATACCGCGCAATGGAAAGTTTCGTCTGAGTATTTATAAAAGATCGCTGAATCATTCAAACGACTGGTTGTTTAACACGAAATAATTCCGCGTTCGTGAATGACAATTCTTGACAGTGCATTTGTGCAACGTTGCTTAAAATTTTTGCTCGCAAGTGCCGGGCAGCGGCGCATGCGCTCTCGTCCTTGAATCCCTGCACTTATTAGGATTACACAATGAACCTCTTCAAGCGCCTCGCGGCGGAGCTGTTCGGCACTTTTTGGCTCGTTCTCGGAGGTTGCGGCAGCGCCGTGCTCGCGGCAAATTTCGCCGGCCCGGTTCATGGGCTCGGCATCGGATTCGTGGGCGTGTCGCTCGCGTTCGGCCTGACTGTCCTGACCATGGCTTATGCAATCGGACATATTTCTGGTTGTCATCTGAATCCGGCCGTCAGCGTCGGGTTGACCGTCGCGGGCCGCTTCCCGGCGCGTGACCTAACGCCGTACGTCGTCGCGCAGGTGCTGGGCGCCGTGCTTGGCGCGTATGTGCTGTCCGTGATTGCTTCGGGCAATCCGGATTTCCATCTGGTTGCAAGCGGCTTCGCGAGCAACGGCTACGGCGACCGCTCGCCGGGCCACTATGCGTTGCCTGCCGCGTTTGTGTGCGAAACGGTGATGACGGCTTTCTTCCTGTTCGTCATTCTCGGTGCCACCGACAAGCGCGCGCCTGTCGGCTTCGCGCCCATCGCGATCGGCCTGTGCCTTACCTTGATCCACCTGATCTCGATTCCCGTCACCAATACGTCGGTGAATCCGGCGCGCTCGACGGGTCCGGCGCTGTTCGTCGGCGGTGCGGCTGTCGATCAGTTGTGGCTATTCTGGGTCGCACCTATTCTCGGCGCCGTGATCGCCGGCGTGGTGTATCCGCTGCTTGCCGGCGGCGCGCAGCACGCCGTGGAAGCCGAGCGCGAGCGTGTGACGGCGTAATTAGCCGCTATCCAGTCTGCGTGAAAACGGGGCGCTTCGGCGCCCCGTTTGCTTGTATGTCCAAATGTAAGGCTGGTTCAGGATGGCGTTCGCCGTCTTTATGAATGTCTTTCAGCTTTCCGAGCGGCGGGTCCGTAGCGGCCGATGTAGCATGGCGCGTTTCCCGCACGGGAACGCGCCTTTCTATTGGATCGAGGTAGTTACGCCGTCAACTCGTCGTCGAGCGAAAACAGCTTGCGCAAATGATGGGCGACGCCCGCTTCGAAATTGTTGCCGATGCGGGGCACGTGCGGCAGCCGTTTCATCAGATCGGGATTGGCGTTGTTCATCATGAACGGATGGCCCGCCGTTTCCAGCATGTCGATGTCGTTCATGTTGTCGCCAAACGCGACACACTTTCCAGCCGGCACGTTCAACCGGTCGAGCACGAACTGCAGCGCACGGCCTTTCGATACGTTGGCCGACATCACCTCCAGACAGTCCGGCAACGAGTACGTAACGTAGAGCGCCTCGCCGAACGTCCGCTGCAAATTGGTCGCCACGACAGCGAGATCCTCGGGATCGCCGATGTACAGCGCCTTGGCGATGTCCGCACCATCGTGCTTCAGCAGATCCGTCACGTTGTAGGTGAAACCCGAGTCCCGGTGATAGCGCAGCAACTCCGGCGCGTCCCGATCGATCAGCCATTCGCGATCGGCGAACAGATTGACGATCACGCGCCCGTGCTCGCCCACCAGCTCCTGCTTCACCAGCTCCTTGACCATGTCCGCCTGGAGGTCGTCGGCGAAGATCATTTCGTCGTCGGGCGAGTGGACGCGCGCGCCGTTCGATGTGATCAGATAGGGCCGGATACCCAGTACGTCGCGAATTCCCGCGACGTCGCAATAGTGGCGCCCCGTCGCGATCACGATGTGTATGCCTTGCGCTTCAAGCGCCCGCACCGTGCTGATCGTGAAAGGGTCCACCTGATGGTTGCTGTTCAGCAGGGTTCCGTCCAGATCGCTGGCGATGACTTTATACATGGGAGGCGGCCTGCGGCGTCGGAAAGCTTCCATTTTATCGCCTTCGAGCCTGGCGCCTGGCGTTTTCCTCCCGCTGCCGGTGCCTCCAACGCGCGCCGCCCGTCATGCGCCTCCGAGTCGGGCGGCCTCCCGCTGTGCCAATTTCAGCGCACCATGCGCGGAGTCCGAAAGCGGCGCACGCAGTCGCTCTCGATAGGGTGCTGGCACATATTCGCTCAGCGGCTTGCCAAGCCCGCCGCACAGCGCGACGGGCAAGCTTCCCGAAGGGTCGAGCGCGGCGATCATCTTGCCGATTTCGTGACCGGCGTCATGCAGCAAGCGCGCAGCAAACGGATGCTCCGGATGCGCGATGACAACGGGCGCAATGCTCGCATAGGCTGTCTGATTGGCGTCGCACAGCCAGACCACAAGCCCCTCGCGATCCGTCACGCCGACGTGCTCAATCAGCGCCTGCGAGAATTCGTCGGCGGGAACGCGGCCGTCGAGCGCCTGTTGCGCGTGAACGATCGCACGCAGACCGAGCCACGCACCGCTGGCTTCGTCGGCGGACGGATAGCCGTAGCCGCTCACGGTGCGGCACTCGCCGTCGCGATCCAGCACCGCCGCCACGCTGCCCGTTCCCAGCGCGACGATCACGCCCGGCTCGCCGCCGTGGGCGCCGAGCAGCGTCGAATAGGCGTCGTGTTCGATCGAAAGCCCGGCGAGCGTCGGCGCCTTCGCGCGAAACGCGGACAGCCAGTCCCGGTTGTTGACGCCAGCCAGCCCGCAGCCGAAGACGAAACGCGACCAGTCGACTGTTACGCCGGCGAGCACGCACGCTTGGGTACTGGCCGCGAGGATCGATTCCCACGCGCGCTCGACGCCGAGCCCCAAGCCCGACGGGCCCGCAGTACCCTGCGCGAGTTCCCGCCCTTGGGCGTCAGCCAGCACGACGCGCGTGCCGGTGCCGCCGCCGTCCACGCCGATCAGATAGAGGTCTTGAGTCATCGGTTCGCTCATTGATGTGTTAGCGCATAGCGTGGCAGGTCTCGCCGCCGGCGACAATTAGCCGATCGGCCAGGTTGCGGCTGCACCCCATTCCGCTAAGCTGGCGCGATCCGATCGACGGGCGATCGACCAACCAT from Paraburkholderia phymatum STM815 encodes the following:
- a CDS encoding BadF/BadG/BcrA/BcrD ATPase family protein, translating into MTQDLYLIGVDGGGTGTRVVLADAQGRELAQGTAGPSGLGLGVERAWESILAASTQACVLAGVTVDWSRFVFGCGLAGVNNRDWLSAFRAKAPTLAGLSIEHDAYSTLLGAHGGEPGVIVALGTGSVAAVLDRDGECRTVSGYGYPSADEASGAWLGLRAIVHAQQALDGRVPADEFSQALIEHVGVTDREGLVVWLCDANQTAYASIAPVVIAHPEHPFAARLLHDAGHEIGKMIAALDPSGSLPVALCGGLGKPLSEYVPAPYRERLRAPLSDSAHGALKLAQREAARLGGA
- a CDS encoding Cof-type HAD-IIB family hydrolase, with protein sequence MYKVIASDLDGTLLNSNHQVDPFTISTVRALEAQGIHIVIATGRHYCDVAGIRDVLGIRPYLITSNGARVHSPDDEMIFADDLQADMVKELVKQELVGEHGRVIVNLFADREWLIDRDAPELLRYHRDSGFTYNVTDLLKHDGADIAKALYIGDPEDLAVVATNLQRTFGEALYVTYSLPDCLEVMSANVSKGRALQFVLDRLNVPAGKCVAFGDNMNDIDMLETAGHPFMMNNANPDLMKRLPHVPRIGNNFEAGVAHHLRKLFSLDDELTA
- the aqpZ gene encoding aquaporin Z, producing the protein MNLFKRLAAELFGTFWLVLGGCGSAVLAANFAGPVHGLGIGFVGVSLAFGLTVLTMAYAIGHISGCHLNPAVSVGLTVAGRFPARDLTPYVVAQVLGAVLGAYVLSVIASGNPDFHLVASGFASNGYGDRSPGHYALPAAFVCETVMTAFFLFVILGATDKRAPVGFAPIAIGLCLTLIHLISIPVTNTSVNPARSTGPALFVGGAAVDQLWLFWVAPILGAVIAGVVYPLLAGGAQHAVEAERERVTA